NNNNNNNNNNNNNNNNNNNNNNNNNNNNNNNNNNNNNNNNNNNNNNNNNNNNNNNNNNNNNNNNNNNNNNNNNNNNNNNNNNNNNNNNNNNNNNNNNNNNNNNNNNNNNNNNNNNNNNNNNNNNNNNNNNNNNNNNNNNNNNNNNNNNNNNNNNNNNNNNNNNNNNNNNNNNNNNNNNNNNNNNNNNNNNNNNNNNNNNNNNNNNNNNNNNNNNNNNNNNNNNNNNNNNNNNNNNNNNNNNNNNNNNNNNNNNNNNNNNNNNNNNNNNNNNNNNNNNNNNNNNNNNNNNNNNNNNNNNNNNNNttttttatttcagaattgtACACTGCAAGAAAAGTCAGAGAGGTGAGTTTGGAAACGACCGACATTTACAAAAGTGGTTGATACTGAGATCCTTTATTGCTAAGTTGTTCCCCGACAGGAAGTGCCTCCTGTGCCAAGATCAGAACCTAAGATCTTACCCAGAGAACCCAGCTTCACCAAACCTAGTGAGTAATCTACATACTTCCTCTTAAACTCCTTAATCTTTTAAGTTCAATATTCAAAAGCGTTTTCTTAACTTCTTCCAGCATCCTCGCATAAAACCCTGTTGATCCAGAACCCGACCCAGCCAGAGACTCCCTGGGAAAACGTCACCCTCAACCGTTGTMTTTTTGTAGCCATCGGCATCCTGGTGCTCACCTCAGGCTTCCAGAAGCTTCACGGCAAGTAGACTAAactataaatacataaaagtaCGCTTCTGATCAAAATATGAAGTCTGGGGGAAAGAAAACAGTTCAGACTATCTGCTTTTCATGCTGTTGGACTTTAACCTGGTTTTAAGTTGAGGTTCAGGGACATGAGATGAACAAAACTGAGCAGgcaatttacagaaaaacacatctaAACTGTTCATCAGTTTTAAGAccaaggccaaaaaaaaaaaaaaactaaacaaaacacaaagtgcaGAATTGAGTGACCCTGATGTTCTTGTTCATCACTTCAAAAAGTAGTTAGAACTGTGCAAATGTTCATAGTTGACTTGAAGCTCAATTGTTCAACTAAAGGAAAAAGCTACCAGATCACGATGGACCCAGGTCCACTTATAGGATGCCTGTCCAGTGGGATCTTYTGGTGTTTCCAGTGACATTGGAATCCGTcatgactcttttttttaaatcttctggtcagaaaatgacattttcttccacctttGAACATCCCACCTTTGGTGCTGCTTTGCAGtgtccaaaaagaaaagaaagacggAGACGAGGCCTTAAGAGATATTCTCTTGCTGCCCTTCTCACACAGATWGAGTCTTTTGACTTGTTGGCTGTAGTCGGCATCAAGGATTTGCAGGTGTCATCACAGGCAGCTCATCACCACAGATGTGAACTTTTTTTGTGCYTCAAGGTGGAAATTGATCTAAAATGGCTCAACAATCATTGCACTTtcaaagacagagagactttttTTTGGCGTTTGGCATCATGAGTGTGAATgcatgacagaaaataacacGAAAGCCATATTGAGCAATCAGGTTTGGACTTTCTAATCTTTTGTTCTTGAATTTTGATTAGCTGATGGGcagcttaaatgttttcagtaattTGCCGACTCCGCCTGTTGCAGCAGGATGGAAAATGATCCCTGGTTTYGAGACGTTGAGCAGAAGTGTACAGAGATGACTGAgttgttgtaaaataaagtatttcaaaatCCCACAGAAACTTTACGTGGCCAAGGAACAatagaggaagaagaggaagctgGACTAACAATGAGACGATCASAGTYGTTACGTCACAGAGGCCGTCTGCCGGAGGTAAAGCTGGTCTCCTGTTGCAGGTTTTACAATTAAACATCGACTGTTTCATCACCATGACTTCGATAAGCCCATCTAAGCGagacacatttcatttccttaaAGCCAGAGACGTCTCTATGGGAAGTCATGTTTTGGTGGCTGCCAGACCTCGACGATGAAGACGAAGACGAGGAGGACGACRAAGAgatcaaaagaagaaaatcaaagaggGGAGTAACGAGGCGAACATCGAGAGGTCTCAGGAACAGGCCGCTGCCGGAGAAAAAACTCTTAAAGC
The Poecilia reticulata strain Guanapo linkage group LG17, Guppy_female_1.0+MT, whole genome shotgun sequence DNA segment above includes these coding regions:
- the LOC103479445 gene encoding uncharacterized protein LOC103479445, which produces MSRGRMEESYETFEEELWPPRADAPPQRPVRQIRRASGELYTARKVREEVPPVPRSEPKILPREPSFTKPTSSHKTLLIQNPTQPETPWENVTLNRCJFVAIGILVLTSGFQKLHETLRGQGTIEEEEEAGLTMRRSZXLRHRGRLPEPETSLWEVMFWWLPDLDDEDEDEEDDXEIKRRKSKRGVTRRTSRGLRNRPLPEKKLLKQRDGKLKDRRARKAKANEIKDKRGRARKEDPEEAADEEDERDEETNXKKNKLQDGK